One stretch of Eretmochelys imbricata isolate rEreImb1 chromosome 1, rEreImb1.hap1, whole genome shotgun sequence DNA includes these proteins:
- the LOC144259349 gene encoding apolipoprotein L6-like: protein MASETFRTYEENTDDHDFQYDGSLGISELLQEKIYSEELQSLFPEGYNHEEMLRDVMDLERSEGIIPWEESASEDIMVFLKQFPDQRKEIEKCIQCLKAMADSIDETHKNCTIANMAAKSTSLASGILTILGLTLAPLTAGGSLALTATGIGLGAAAAATSISVSIYENVSNLKERSKANDLLVECQSNLKTLSLPDEVDFRPKFSPKSEAMVEHLKPVLSTASKIPGVVYKSVKGIRTNVRPFKVVKANPGLKALAKRLTAAGSAARNSAKGTKQVQKALGGTTLAMSKGARVFGATAAGVFVLFDAYSLVKDSIHLTEGAKAEAAADIREKASYLEKDLQNLSELYEELKGMVYQ, encoded by the exons ATGGCCTCGGAAACATTCAGGACTTACGAAG AAAACACTGATGACCACGATTTTCAATATGATGGCAGCCTGGGGATCTCAGAGCTTTTGCAGGAGAAAATATATAGTGAGGAGCTGCAGAGCTTGTTTCCTGAGGGGTACAACCATGAGGAAATGTTGCGGGATGTGATGGACCTTGAGAG GTCTGAAGGAATCATCCCCTGGGAAGAGAGTGCCAGTGAAGATATCATGGTCTTTCTGAAGCAGTTCCCTGACCAGAGAAAGGAGATAGAGAAGTGTATCCAGTGCCTTAAGGCTATGGCAGACAGCATTGATGAGACCCATAAGAACTGCACCATTGCCAACATGGCCGCGAAATCCACGAGCCTGGCGTCCGGCATCTTGACCATCCTTGGGCTGACCTTAGCACCACTGACGGCAGGGGGGAGTTTGGCTCTTACGGCAACTGGGATTGGCCtaggggcggcagcagcagctacCAGCATTTCTGTAAGCATATATGAGAACGTCAGCAATTTGAAGGAAAGGAGCAAAGCCAACGACCTGCTGGTGGAATGCCAAAGCAACCTGAAAACACTGTCCCTCCCCGACGAAGTGGATTTCAGACCCAAATTCTCTCCAAAGAGCGAGGCCATGGTCGAACACCTGAAACCCGTCCTTTCCACCGCTAGTAAAATTCCAGGGGTAGTATACAAAAGCGTTAAGGGGATAAGAACCAACGTAAGACCATTCAAAGTGGTGAAAGCTAACCCTGGTTTGAAGGCCTTAGCAAAACGGCTCACCGCGGCTGGGAGTGCAGCCCGAAACTCAGCAAAGGGGACCAAGCAAGTGCAAAAAGCGTTAGGTGGGACCACCCTTGCCATGTCCAAAGGTGCGAGGGTGTTCGGTGCCACAGCAGCAGGAGTTTTTGTCTTGTTTGATGCCTACAGTCTCGTGAAAGACTCCATCCATTTAACTGAGGGGGCAAAGGCGGAGGCTGCAGCAGATATAAGAGAAAAAGCTAGCTACCTTGAAAAGGACCTTCAGAATCTCAGCGAGCTGTATGAGGAGCTGAAAGGCATGGTGTACCAATAG